ATGACTCTCACAGTGCACCTGGCGCTCTCCAGATAAGAGAAGGCCCGATGCACCAGGTAGATGACAGTGTCATCCACCCCGATGTttggctggtaggcaaactgcagtGGGCCTAGGTCTCTCCCGACTAGTGGGCGAAGGTGGTGAACTATGATCCTTTCAGTGGTCTTCAACAGGTGTAAAATCAGTGCAACAGGTCTGAAATGGTTCAGCTCCTTTGGGTGCGCTGAAGACGCAGGATGTCATCCACAGACCGGGGACCCTCTCCAGACTGAGACTGGGGCTGAGATGTATGTGATATCCTCACAAAGTTGATCTGCACAGTCCCTCAATAGTCTGGAGCTGATTCCATCTGGACCCGTGGCCTTCCTGGTTTTCATCTTCCTCAGCCTACTCCACACCTGGTCAGTTGTGATGGAGAGGCTGCAGTGTGGGGTGTGGGTGAGTGGCTCCTGATGACTGGGGAGGAGGGAGTAGAGTCGTTGAAGGGCAGGTGAGGTGCATCTGATGTCCCTGGTGCTATGggggggttgcagagaggtgtgaagGAGGTGTGAGGAGCTCTGGTGggtgggggagggaagggcttctgaatcaaacctgttaaaaaaCTGCTTCGATCTATTAGCCCAAACCAGGTCTCCCATATTCCCTTCATATTATGGTTATTGTTGATCAATGTTTTACTATAATACTCCTTTCTACATACACGTATAATATTGGTCaacttatttttgtattttttatatttattttcagcatcttttgttctttgttttgggAATTCCCTATagagtgtatttttctttttacatgcattttgtAAACCCTTATTGATCCATGGTCTGTctgaatatttgtgttttctgttgtattttattgttggACAGTTTTTATCGTACAATTAAAAATATGCCAtatgcaatatcaatatcagTTTCTTTGTACACATTGTCCAAGTCTGGATTTAATAGATCGTTCTTAAGTCCATTCATAGTTTCTTCTGTCCTTACATGTCTGTATCTCGGTTGTTCTTCATGCTGATTTCTCTTATAATTAGTGtcataaactgcaaaaactggTAGGTGATCACTGATGTCATTAATTAATAATCTGCTCACAAGGTTGTTTTCCATATTGttagtgaaaatattgtcgaGTAAGGTGGCACAATGTGGTGTAATTCTGCTAGGCTTGGTTATTTTAGGATGTAAACTCAAACTGTACATAGAGTTTAGAAATTCGTCTGTCATTTTATGCTTTTTCGGATTCAACAGgtcaatattaaaatcaccacacaTAAACATaactttttgatttgttttatttcttctaTGAAGTCATACTTGAATACTAGAGCCAGGTGTTCTATACagctaattattacatttttctctttttccttataAATTTCAATTGTTATACATTGTAATAAATTATCAGTCGCAGTTGTCATACTTTCCACCACCttgtaatttaggtttttatcCACATACACAGCTACTCCCTCTCCACTTTTGTTCCTTCTATTTACAAAATTCACATCATATCCCTCCAGTCCAAAGTCCAATCCTTTCTCAGCATTGATGAGGTGCAGAATGTGGAAATGTGCATTTATTTGATGGAAGCAGAGAAATGAAAATGCTGTTAATGTTTTAAAGACAAATCTTTCCTTgaatgtgatgatgatgatgtgaggCTTCAAGTTGAAAAAGTTTTGAAGTCCTCTAAATTTTGTAGCAGCtggtttcacaataaaagctcaTTAAACATATGAGCAGTGAGGCTTTTCCCTCAGTGGATTGTGAGTTGTccacagatttatttatttatctttttgctTTCAAACAATCTCATGTTTTCCACTGGGTATGCTCTTATTTGTTTATAATTAACCAGAATAGCCGTTTAAAGTAAATCATATCATTGTCTCAAATATCACAGATGGTACAGCATACTCTAGTTCCAAAGTAATTGCAGAGTTGTTTAATGGCAATGATGAAAAACTCCCTCAGAAGACATATCTAATAAATCCCTTTGATGCTGTGTATGTGAACTGCATGCTGGGTGCCACATAACAAGCTTTCCCAGTGTGTGTGACCTTTAACATCAGGGCCTAATGAGGGCCGATGAGATTGTTGCTCATTCTGGAGCTTGCAGTGTGACTTGCTTCCTCAGTACACAGAGGATTACTGAAAATGTCAGGATGTCCCAAAAGTCATCACTGTGGAAGGCAGAACAAAGCCATACTTACAGGAAGTTTACTCAAGCAATATTGTAAGAAGTAGGGTTGGGTGTTTCAGAGAAGTCAAAATGGTTGTTTCTGAAGTTCCTGAATGAAATATGCCATTCAAGGTTAAAGAAATGGAGCTGGAGCTGAATTTTGAAGATTAAAGAGATAAATTcacaacaataaatattttgtaaGAATTGATCTATAAGACAGGCAGTCAGCTGTGTGTCACTCAAATACAcagcatttttcattttcattatgaagattttttttattatgacgTTGTCAGGGGTTGTGTCATGTGGAGGCGAGGAAgtgacccaaacgcaggactcgtgGATAGTGAAGAACTGAAGATGGTTTATTATGAAGCGTGGATGAACAGGGCAGGAACGAAAGGACTGACTGGCTGAAAGACTGAATGGCTGGCTGAACTGAACACAGGCGGAAACGACAacataacatcaatgacacgacagtgAACGAGtggaaacagaggacttaaatacacagactgatgaggatgataatgagagaccagtgagtacacagctgaacataatctggctaataacacaagagacgagctgacacaggaaaaacaggaagtgagaacattGATGTGGCAACATAATGTAAACATAACCTAAacgtgacaaaactgaaaacactgggtcaccgacccaggaaccctgacagtaTCCCCCCCTTCAAAGGCCAGCACCCGACAGCCgaaagagaaaaacaccagaacagggCGGGCGGAGGGGGCCCAGGACGGAGGGACCGAGTCCAAACAGAGACAGTTCAGGCGGACGGCCATGTGGCCGGTGGCCGAGACGAGACAGTTCAGGCGGGCGGCCACGTGGCCGGCTGTGATGCTGGAGGTGATCCGGTGGGCGGCCGGGAGGAAGACAGCGGCGGCCACTGAGAAggtccggtgggcggccgcgaggaagacggCGGTGGCGACGTCAAGAACGTGGCTTGGGCGACGGCGTGGCAGCcgcaggaccaggcgaggctAACGCAGAGGCAGAAGCTGGACCGTGCGAAGCAGAAGCTGGAgccgaggctggaccaggcgatgGCATGGGAGCCGGCGGTGACAGAGCAACAGCCGCAGGGCCAGCGGGCGCGGAGGCCCCTGGCTTGAGACAGGCCGGGCCAGCGGGCGCGGAGGCCCCTGGCTGCGGAGCGGGAGAGctcacagctggctctggaTGCTGTGGCTGCACTACAGACGGTGAGAGAACGGGTGACTGAGCTACAGGCGGCCGGACGGGAGGTGACTGGAGGACGGgagactggaggacaggagcgggctggactgactggactggagcaggctggactgactggactggagCAGACTGGACTGACTGGAGAGCAGGCGACTGGCCTACAGgagactggaggacaggaggagactgagcTAGAAGCTGAGCCGCAGGCGAATTAACTGACTGGAGtggaggctgaacagcaggcgaattaactgactggagtggaggctgaacagcaggcgaattaactgactggagtggaggctgaacagcaggcgaaTTAACTCACTGGAGtggaggctgaacagcaggcgagtgaactgactggagtggaggctgaacagcaggcgaattaactgactggagtggaggctgaacagcaggcgaattaactgactggagtggaggctgaacagcaggcgaattaactgactggagtggaggctgaacagcaggcgaaTTAACTGGCTGGAGtggaggctgaacagcaggcgaaTTAACTGGCTGGAGtggaggctgaacagcaggcgaaTTAACTGGCTGGAGtggaggctgaacagcaggcgagtGAACTGGCTGGAGtggaggctgaacagcaggcgagtGAACTGGCTGGAGTGGAACCTGAACAGCAGGCGAGTGAACTGGCTGGGCTGGAACCTGAACAGCAGGCgagggaactgactgggctggaacCTGAACAGCAGGCGAGGGAACTAACTGGGCTGGAACCTGAACAGCAGGCgagggaactgactgggctggagagGCTAATGGCTGTGCTAATGACTGAATTACTGAAGGTGATAAGGCTGCAGCCTGGGCTAGTAAAGCTGGTGCCTGAGCAGGGGACACCTCAGCTAGCCTAACCAGGGACAGTGCGAGGGCGTGAAAAGCTGGATCAGGCGGTGGATGAAGAGGTGAACTGACAGGTGGAGAGGCTAGCTCTTCCGCGCCTCTAGGGAGGTCAGGCTGGGTTCTGGCTGCCCTCAGCCTAGGCGCTGGGACAGGCACGGGAGGTGGCTGGACACcagtcacccccacccgagaaacAGGAGCGGGTGCGGAGGTATACTGGGTCACAGCTGCCCTCGTCCTGGGAGCTGGCACAGGTGTGGGTGTAGGCTGACTGATAGGAGTAGAAATAACGAGTGGGTGAGCGATACTG
This genomic interval from Oreochromis niloticus isolate F11D_XX linkage group LG5, O_niloticus_UMD_NMBU, whole genome shotgun sequence contains the following:
- the LOC112846848 gene encoding proline-rich protein 36-like, translated to MTTPPIEMRSRALDVSPEPGRLQKDNLDPNHHSHLSMHQNTDTTPAISCKRSSFIFAVAEELKEKQRLFAEREHVFEGTRLALGGPRRRRVLPPAAPPAPEHLPRRVGVSCRASAAPSLAGPLLAHTPSASFTAPSTSPRHSGFASHLGSTETTAPKALLFTPAASSSRRKRRTRRPKMDCFPPSSFDPPLETNNRLISDPWGASLLEDDVDWEELFCSAPSEPGFIKDNTRTSTPPKTVQLKTVNGDGRKASAFSDKSVTVPVYTNPRPAHSRTVLSEPAPSSTCQPVPVSSAQATVGNTQSPKPVSIAHPLVISTPISQPTPTPVPAPRTRAAVTQYTSAPAPVSRVGVTGVQPPPVPVPAPRLRAARTQPDLPRGAEELASPPVSSPLHPPPDPAFHALALSLVRLAEVSPAQAPALLAQAAALSPSVIQSLAQPLASPAQSVPSPAVQVPAQFQPSQFTRLLFRFHSSQFTRLLFSLHSSQFTRLLFSLHSSQLIRLLFSLHSSQLIRLLFSLHSSHAATASRASCELSRSAARGLRARWPGLSQARGLRARWPCGCCSVTAGSHAIAWSSLGSSFCFARSSFCLCVSLAWSCGCHAVAQATFLTSPPPSSSRPPTGPSQWPPLSSSRPPTGSPPASQPATWPPA